One genomic segment of Deinococcus sp. HSC-46F16 includes these proteins:
- a CDS encoding bifunctional 3,4-dihydroxy-2-butanone-4-phosphate synthase/GTP cyclohydrolase II, which yields MTLASIPDLLAELRAGRPVILVDDEGRENEGDLLMPAETATPEWVNFMAREGRGLICVTLPPERAAELDLAPMVRSSTDPNGTAFTVSVDHVSNSTGISAYDRAATIAALADPAATPADFRRPGHIFPLVARPGGVLRRAGHTEAGCDLSRLAGFAPVGVICEIMGDSGEMLRLPDLLAFGGRHGLKVGSIEALIAYRMEHDPFLRVAAEAKLPTEYGEFRLVGFEDSLSGAEHVALVMGEVDEKPLLVRVHSECLTGDAFHSLRCDCGPQRDAALRAIAEEGRGVLVYLRQEGRGIGLLNKIRAYALQDGGADTVDANLQLGFPADARDFGIGAQMLHLLGARRLRVLTNNPRKLHSLGGFGLEVVERVPLHVGQNAHNAGYLATKGAKLGHLR from the coding sequence ATGACCCTGGCCTCCATCCCCGATCTGCTGGCCGAGTTGCGGGCCGGGCGTCCGGTCATCCTGGTGGACGACGAGGGCCGCGAGAACGAGGGCGACCTGCTGATGCCCGCCGAGACCGCCACGCCGGAGTGGGTCAACTTCATGGCGCGGGAGGGCCGGGGCCTGATCTGCGTGACCCTGCCTCCCGAGCGGGCCGCCGAGCTGGACCTCGCGCCGATGGTGCGCTCCAGTACCGATCCCAACGGCACCGCCTTCACGGTCAGCGTGGACCATGTCAGCAACTCCACCGGGATCAGCGCCTACGACCGCGCGGCGACGATTGCGGCGCTGGCCGACCCCGCCGCGACCCCCGCCGACTTCCGCCGTCCGGGGCATATCTTCCCGCTCGTCGCGCGGCCCGGCGGTGTCCTGCGCCGCGCCGGGCACACCGAGGCGGGATGCGACCTCTCTCGGCTCGCGGGCTTCGCGCCCGTGGGCGTGATCTGCGAGATCATGGGCGACAGCGGCGAGATGCTGCGCCTGCCCGACCTCCTCGCTTTCGGGGGGAGGCATGGCCTAAAGGTCGGCTCTATCGAGGCGCTGATCGCCTACCGGATGGAACACGACCCCTTCCTGCGGGTGGCGGCCGAGGCGAAGTTACCGACCGAGTACGGTGAGTTCCGGCTGGTCGGGTTTGAGGACAGCCTCTCCGGGGCCGAGCACGTCGCCCTCGTGATGGGCGAGGTGGATGAAAAGCCATTGTTGGTGCGGGTCCACTCCGAGTGCCTGACCGGGGACGCCTTCCACTCGCTGCGCTGCGACTGCGGGCCGCAGCGGGACGCGGCGCTGCGGGCGATTGCGGAAGAAGGCCGGGGCGTCCTCGTCTACCTGCGGCAGGAGGGCCGGGGCATCGGCCTGCTGAACAAGATTCGCGCCTACGCCCTGCAAGACGGCGGGGCCGACACGGTGGACGCCAACCTGCAACTCGGCTTTCCCGCCGACGCCCGCGACTTCGGGATCGGCGCCCAGATGCTGCACCTGCTGGGGGCCCGGCGCCTGCGCGTCCTGACCAACAACCCCCGCAAGCTGCACTCGCTGGGGGGCTTCGGACTGGAGGTTGTGGAGCGGGTGCCGCTGCACGTCGGCCAGAACGCGCACAACGCGGGGTATCTGGCGACGAAGGGAGCGAAGTTGGGACATCTGCGGTAG
- a CDS encoding carboxypeptidase M32 translates to MTTTHTDTAWAELQTRFQELADLGGIGSLLGWDQSTYLPAGAAAGRSRQRALLSRLRHERATDPAYGRLLEELGGRSDLSPVQSRMVAVARKDFEEATRFPAAFVAEWSQHGGESYSAWTGARPENDFARMVPYLEKSLDLSLQAASYFPEFADPMDYFIDQSDEGMTAAQVGEVFAALREALVPMVDAVTGAEAPRTDFLARHYPGADQLAFGESVIRDYGYDFTRGRQDLTHHPFMTRLGAQDVRITTRVKDNDPTEALYSTLHESGHAMYEQGVAEDLLGTPLGGGVSAGVHESQSRLWENLVGRSRAFWAAYFGKFRDAFPEQLGDVTEEEMHRASNVVARSLIRTDADELTYNLHVITRFELERELLSGRLAVRDLADAWHAAYEQNLGLRAESDVNGVLQDVHWYFGSIGGAFQGYTLGNVLSAQFYAAAERANPGLEGDIARADFGRLHGWLRENVYAPGRRYAPNELVERATGQGMTVEPYLKYLRGKYGALYGVTL, encoded by the coding sequence GTGACCACAACCCATACCGACACGGCCTGGGCCGAACTCCAGACCCGGTTTCAGGAACTTGCCGACCTGGGCGGCATCGGCTCCCTGCTGGGCTGGGACCAGAGCACCTACCTGCCCGCCGGGGCCGCCGCCGGGCGCTCGCGGCAACGGGCGCTGCTCTCGCGGCTGCGGCATGAGCGGGCGACCGACCCGGCCTACGGACGGCTGCTGGAAGAACTTGGCGGGCGCAGCGACCTCTCCCCCGTTCAATCGCGCATGGTGGCGGTGGCCCGCAAGGACTTCGAGGAAGCGACCCGCTTTCCCGCCGCCTTCGTGGCCGAGTGGAGCCAGCACGGCGGCGAGAGCTACTCGGCGTGGACCGGGGCGCGGCCGGAGAACGACTTCGCGCGGATGGTGCCTTACCTCGAGAAGTCGCTGGACCTGAGCCTCCAAGCGGCGAGCTACTTTCCCGAATTCGCAGACCCGATGGACTATTTCATTGACCAGTCCGACGAGGGCATGACCGCCGCGCAGGTGGGCGAGGTCTTCGCGGCGCTCAGGGAGGCGCTGGTCCCGATGGTGGACGCCGTGACCGGGGCCGAGGCGCCCCGCACCGACTTCCTGGCGCGGCACTACCCCGGCGCCGATCAGCTCGCCTTCGGGGAGAGCGTGATCCGGGACTACGGGTACGACTTCACGCGCGGGCGGCAGGACCTCACCCACCACCCCTTCATGACCCGGCTGGGCGCGCAGGACGTGCGCATCACGACACGGGTGAAGGACAACGACCCGACGGAAGCGCTGTACTCCACCCTGCACGAGTCCGGCCACGCGATGTACGAGCAGGGCGTGGCGGAGGACCTGCTGGGCACCCCGCTGGGCGGCGGCGTCAGCGCGGGCGTCCACGAGAGCCAGTCGCGGCTGTGGGAGAACCTCGTGGGGCGCAGCCGGGCCTTCTGGGCCGCGTACTTCGGCAAGTTCCGCGACGCCTTCCCGGAGCAACTGGGAGACGTGACCGAGGAGGAGATGCACCGCGCCTCCAACGTGGTCGCCCGCTCCTTGATCCGCACCGACGCCGATGAGCTGACTTACAACCTGCATGTCATCACCCGCTTCGAGCTGGAGCGCGAGCTGCTGTCCGGGCGGCTGGCGGTGCGTGACCTCGCCGACGCGTGGCACGCCGCCTATGAACAGAACCTGGGCCTGCGGGCCGAGAGCGACGTGAACGGTGTCCTGCAGGACGTGCACTGGTACTTCGGGAGCATCGGCGGGGCCTTTCAGGGCTACACGCTGGGCAACGTGCTCAGCGCCCAGTTCTACGCCGCCGCCGAACGGGCCAACCCCGGCCTGGAAGGCGACATCGCCCGCGCCGACTTCGGGCGGCTGCACGGTTGGCTGCGCGAGAACGTGTATGCACCCGGCCGCCGCTACGCCCCGAACGAGCTGGTGGAGCGGGCGACCGGGCAGGGCATGACGGTGGAGCCGTACCTGAAATACCTGCGGGGGAAGTACGGGGCGCTGTACGGCGTGACGCTGTAA
- a CDS encoding RNA 2'-phosphotransferase — protein sequence MTDEQLSRRLSYLLRHAPDKMNVTLEPGGWAPVDAVLRTLRMPRSRLERVVAADRKGRYTLQGERIRANQGHSVEVDLRLPLTVPPPLLYHGTHAGVLNAIRAEGLRPMGRHHVHLSRDEGAARQVGARRGRSVVLRVQAGRMYGAGHPFYRSENGVWLAEAVPPEFLEFPAGE from the coding sequence ATGACCGACGAGCAACTCTCCCGCCGCCTCTCCTACCTGCTGCGGCATGCGCCCGACAAGATGAATGTGACGTTGGAGCCGGGCGGCTGGGCACCCGTGGACGCCGTGCTGCGGACCTTGCGGATGCCCCGGTCCCGGCTGGAGCGGGTGGTCGCCGCCGACCGCAAGGGGCGCTACACGCTTCAGGGTGAGCGTATCCGCGCCAACCAGGGCCACAGCGTGGAGGTGGACTTGCGGCTGCCGCTCACCGTGCCGCCGCCCCTGCTGTACCACGGCACCCACGCGGGCGTGCTGAACGCCATTCGCGCGGAGGGCCTCAGGCCGATGGGCCGCCACCACGTCCACCTCTCGCGCGACGAGGGGGCGGCGCGGCAGGTGGGGGCACGGCGGGGAAGGTCGGTCGTGCTGAGGGTGCAGGCGGGGCGGATGTACGGGGCCGGGCACCCCTTCTACCGCAGCGAGAACGGCGTGTGGCTGGCAGAGGCCGTGCCGCCCGAGTTTCTGGAGTTTCCGGCGGGGGAGTAG